TCACCCCGGCCTGGAAGGCGGTCACCGTGTGATCCTGGGCCGTGACCCGCTCCGCCAGGGCGCCGAAATAGGTCCGGTTGCCGGTGGTGATGACCACCGCCAGGGCGGAGCCGCTCACCACGTTGGTACCCATGAAGAGAATATTGTCCAGTTCCACCGGGTTGGTGCTGGCCCGCTTGGCCTCGGCGAATTTTTCCACCGGCAGGGATTCCCCGGTCATGGCCGCCTGGCTGACGAACAAATCCTTGGCGGAGAGCACCCGCAGGTCCGCCGGGATCATGTCCCCGGCGGAGAGGAGCACCACGTCCCCGGGCACCAGTTCCCGGATCGGCAATTCCCGGCGATGGGCGGGTTTGGCCTGGAGATGGACGCCGTAATACTGGTTGAAGAGGGGAGCGGCCTCTTCCGACAAATCCCGGCGCAGCACCGTGGCCGTGTTGCTGACCATTTCCTTGAGCTTGTCCGCCGCCTTGTTGGAGCGGAATTCCTGGATGAAGCGGATGACCACGGAAAGGCTCACCATGAGGGAAATGACCACGGTGGCCTTCATGTCCTCTGTGTAATAGGAAATGGCGGCCAGCAGGGTGAGCAGGAGATTGAAGGGGTTCTGGTAGCAGTGCCAGAGATGGCGCCACCAGGGCAGGGGCTTTTCTTGCTGGACCGCGTTGGGGCCGAACCGATCCCGCAGGGCTTCCGCCTGCACATCGGTGAGCCCGTCCATGGCCGTGTGCAGGTCGGCCAGCAGGCCTTCCACCGATTCCTGGGACGCCCACACCAGGGTCTGGGCCAGGGAAGGGGGCACTTCCTTGGAAACGGTGGGGCTGCGGAAAGCGTCAAAAATGGTTAGGCGGCGGAAATGGCGGCCCAGGTTAGGGCTGCGCAGTACGCCTGCCAGTTGCTTGAGAATCTGGATCTGCATGGGAGTCTCCCGTTTTTTCCCTGCGTCAGGCGCCCAAGGGGCCCGGGGCCATTATGGCGGCCCGGGCCGGTCATCTGCCTGACGCTCACACGCGGCGCCGGGTCCGACCGTTGCCTGTGGGGCACAAGGGGTCGGGCAAAGGGCCGCAGCCTAGCGGTCAATTGCTACGATTGGATGAATCGGGGAAAACGGAAGGTCGATCCGCGAGAACCGTGGATCGGGGATGCCGTTTTCCGCCTCCCGGCGGAAAACGGACGGTCCTGCGTGTCAGTTCGCCGGGCAAGGTCCGGCCTGAGGCCGGCTGCTACTCGGATAAGAATCACTGTCCACGAAGGACGCTCCTGGGTAATGAAACGGGGCGCAAGATAGCCCCTCGGCGGTGGAAAGTAAAAGCTTTTTTTGTGTCAGTTTGTTTCCTTTCCGCCCCTCGCCGGCGGGGCGGCGGGATGCTCCCCTGGGGAGGCGGTTTCGGGGATGGGAAAATCAGGGCTGGAGGTGTACCGGCGGGTTTTAGGACGGGGCCTAACCGGAGGGGACCGGTGAAAGGGCTTGGGTCGGGGTGCTGGGCGGAAGGGACGGGCCGATGGGGGCGAGGCAGAAGCTCGAGAGAATGCCGCCCGAGGTATGGCCGGGAGCGAAGCTAAAGGAGGTGTAGTGGCCAGGGAAAGGGGGCAGGGGGGCGTTGGGTGGGGTGGCCGATCTCCCGTCCGGGGTTACTTCCTGGCGTTGTCAGCCCGGAGGCCGGGCTATCCCTCCCGCGTCCCGAGCCGGAGCGTTTTCCTTATCCGCCGCTTAGCCCAGCAGCCGGGCTAGCTTTTCTTCCAGCAGGCGCACGTGTTCCGCTTCTTCCGCGGCGAATTCTTCGGCCCAGGCCCGAATCTTGGCGTTGTCCGTGGTTTGGGCGATCTGGGCGTAGAAGCGTTGGCCCCGGTTTTCGCTTTCCAGGGCCAGATCCAGGGCCGCGTCTACTCCCATGAGGCCGTCCACCCCGTGCCAGCCCACCCGTTCCGGGCTGGCCCCGTCGGGCCATTCCCATTCCATGGGGCCCAGTTCCGGCAGGGGGCGGGCCCCCACCCGGGCCCGGGCCTGGGCCAGGTGACGCCGGGAGAATTCGGCCATGCGCCGAAAAAATTCCGCCGCATCCGGATTGCCCAGGGTGTCCATGGCATCCGCCAGTTCGCTGAAACCGGCGGCGGCTTCCTCTTCCAGGCGCACGGCGTGGGCGAGAAAAATGAAAGGATCGTGAAGGACTTTATTGAGGGTCTGGGGCATGGTGTTTTCCATGAATGCCATGGGCAGGCGCCGGTCCGGGAAAAGGGACCGGCGCCTGCCGTTTTGTCTGAAGGGGTGGGGCGTTCCAGGGGCTCCGGGGCGGTATTCCGCCACCGGGGAGGGCTGGCTTGCCCCGGACAGCTTCCCGACGGGGCCGGGAAGGGGCTTAACCGAACTTGAAAAGTATACCGAATCCGCCCCGGGGGTAGTTCCAGTCCACATTCTTGGGGGCGCAGACCACCCGGCAGGTGCCGCATTCCAGGCAGCCGTCCGTGACCAGGTCCACCTTGCCGTTTTCCAGGCGCCAGCAGCCCGCCGGGCAGCACCAGACGCAGGACTGGGTGTCGCAGGTAGCGCAGGTGGCGGCGTTCTTGATGTGAATGTGGGGGCGGCCGCTATCCACCCGGTAACGGTTTTGGAACAGCTTTTCTTCCACATTCACCGTGGGGGTCAGGGTTTCCGTGGTCATTTGAAGGCCCTCCAGAATTTGTAGGCATCCCCGATCAGGCCCCAGAAGGAACGTTTTTCCTTGAAGCTTTGCCAGATCTGCCGTTGCTTTTCCTGTTTGCTGTCCCCGTCCACCGTGAGTAGGGTCTTGGCCGCCCGGTCGAGCAGGCCCGGATACACCCCGAGGAACTGGGGATTGGCCAGGAGCATGTCCGGGGCGTCCTTGTATTTGTTCATGTCGGCCATGACGAAGCTGGCATCCACGGCCTCCTTGTAGGCGGCCAGATTGGCGGCGCTCATGGGCTTACCCGCCCCCTTCAGGGCGATGAGGGTTTCGGCGGCCAGACGGCCGGTGGTCATGGCCAGATTGGACCCTTCCCGGTGGATGGCGTTCACGAAGCCCGCCGAATCCCCCACCATCAGCCAGCCGGCCCCATAGAGCTGGGGCAGGGCCTTGCTGCCCCCTTCCGGGATCATGTGGGCGGCGTATTCCTTCATTTCCGCTCCGGCGATCAGGGGCCGTACCGCCGGATGCTGCTTCAGCCGCTCCAGCAGCACATAGGGCGGCAGCTGGCGGGTGCGTAGGTCGGAGAGAATGCAGCCGATGCCGATGGAGATGGAATCCTTGTTGGTGTAAAGGAAACCGGTGCCCAACATGCCTTCCGTAATGCTGCCGGCGATTTCCGTTACCACCCCCTGGCCCGGGCCGATGTTGAAGCGGGCCTCGATCTGCTCCTTGGGCAGGAACAGGGTTTCCTTGACCGCCAGGGCGGCGTGTTCCGGGGCAATGTCCCGGCGCAGGCCCGCGTTCTGGGCGAGGAGGGAATTGACCCCGTCCGCCAGCACCACCGCGTCGGCATAGATGTCCCCGTCTTCCCGTTCCGTGCGTACCCCGATGACCTGGCCGCTAGGGTCCCGCAGCAGTTCCTTGACCGTGGTTTCGCAGATGAGCAGGGCGCCTGCTTCCTGGACCTTGGCGGAGAACCATTTGTCGAACTTGGCCCGCAGTATGGTGTAGCGGCCTGGCTGATCGGCAAAGTCCTCATTGCGGTAGGTGGCTCCCAGGTAGGACTTTCCTTCGTCCATGAGCCACATGCGCTGTTCCACCACGGGCCGTTCCAGGGGGGCGGATTCCCGGAAATCCGGGATAATTTTTTCCAGGGCGTGGCTGTAAAGAATGGCCCCCTGAACGTTCTTGGAGCCCGGGTATTCGCCCCGCTCCAGTTGCAGGACGGAAAGTCCGGCCTTGGCCAGGGTGTAGGCGGCGGCGTTGCCCGCCGGGCCCGCCCCCACCACGATGACGTCAAATTGTTCACGCATGGGTGCTATCTCCCTCCCCGGTCTTGGCCGGGCGCTCTGTGGCGGCGGCCTGGCGGGCCGCCCGCAGCTGGGCGAGTTTTTTCTGGAAGGCCCGCTCCAGGGCGGGCAGCAGTTCCAGGGCATTGCCCACCAGACCGTAATTGGCGATCTGGAAAATGGGGGCCAGGGGATCGGTGTTGATGGCCAGCACCAGGTCTGAGCCTTCCATGCCCACCCGGTGCTGAACGGCGCCGGAAATGCCGGCGGCGATATAGAGCTTGGGACGCACCGTCTTTCCTGACTGGCCCACCTGGCGTTCCGGTTCGGCCCAGCCCGCGTGGACGGCGGCCCGGGAGGCCCCCACCTCGGCGCCGATGGTGCGGGCCAGGGCGGTGAGCTGGGCGAAATTGTCCGCCGAACCCAGGCCCCGGCCCCCGGCTACGATGAAATCGGCAAAGGCCAGCTGGGGCTGATTGCGGTCCTGATCCGGGATAAATTCCACCAGCTTGGTGGCGATCTGGTCCTCGGTGAGGCCCAGGGCGCTCACCTCCACCGGACCCTCCCGGCCTTCCCGGTGTTCCGGCATGGGCATGACCCGGGGGCGCACGGTGGCCATCTGGGGCCGGGTCTTGTGATTGACGATGGTGCACATCAGACTGCCGCCGAAGGTGGGGCGGGAGGAGAGCAGGGTGCGGCCTTCCAGATCCACTTCCAGGCGGGTGCAGTCGGCGGTGAGGCCCGTTTCCAGGGTGGTGGCCACGGACCCGGCCAGATCCCGGCCCTGGGTGGTGGCGCCCAGCAGCAGGATTTCCGGCTTGTGGCTGCGCACCAGTTCGGTCAGGGCGTGGGTGTAGGGCTGGTTGCGGTAGTCCGCCAGGAGGGGATCGGCCACCAGACGGCAGCGGTCGGCGCCGTAGGCGAAGGCTTCCCGGCAAAAGCCCTGGGTCACTTCCCCCGGGGGGGCGATGAGGATGGCGGTCAGTTCCACCTCCAGGGCGTCGGCCAGCTTGCGGCCCTGGCCCATGAGTTCCCAGGAGACGGGATGGACCTGGCCCCGTTCATGTTCCACCAGCACCCAGACGCCCCGGTTATCGGCGTACTTGGGATCGAGAGCGGCCCGGCGCTTCTTGGCGGCGGGCGCGGCGGGGGCAGCCCCCGGTGCGGTTGCGCTCATAACGTTGTTTCCAGATTTTAGGGGTTAGGGGGCGGGGTGGGCGTCGAGCCGTTCCAGCATGGCATCCCCCAATTCGGGATGCTGGCTGAACAGGCGCTCCACAAAGGCTTCCGCCCGGCTGTCCGGGGTTTCCCCCGGGAACTGTTCCGGTTCCACCGCCTTGGGGGGCGGGGCGAAGACCTGATTCACCACCGTGGGAGAACCTTTCAGGCCCACCTTGGTGACGTCTTCAATGCCCGCATCGGCCCGGCTCATGAGGGGCACGTCGTAGCGGGCGGCCCGGAACATGTCGGGCATTTTGGCGAAACGCAGTTCGTTGCTGCCTTCCAGCATGGTGACCACGCAGGGCAGGGGGGCGGTGAGCACCTGTACCCCCCCTTCGGCCCGCCGTTCCACGGTGAGGGTGCGTTGGGCCGGGGCAAAGTCCCGGATGCGGGAAACGTAGGTGAGGAGCTGGGCACCCAGGCGGATGGAGAGGCCCGGACCCACCTGGGCCGTGTCCCCGTCGATGGTCTGTTTGCCGGTGAATACCAGATCCACCGGTTCCGTCTCACCCAGCTTGCGGATGGCGGCCCCCAGGGCGTAGGAGGTGGCCAGGGTGTCCGCCCCGGCAAAGGCCTTGTCGGTGAGCAGCACCGCCTGGTCAGCTCCGTAGGACAGGGCTTTTTTCAACGCCCCGGCGGCCTGGGGCGGTCCCATGGAAATCACCGTGACCTTGGCGCCCCACCGGTCTTTGAGGCCCAGGGCCTCTTCCAGGGCAAAGAGATCATAGGGATTGATGATGGCAGGGACGCCCTGGCGCATGATGGTGTTGGTCACCGGGTGGATGCGGATCTGGGCGCTGTCGGGTACTTCCTTAATACAGACGACGATGTGCATGGGCGACTAGGACGGTGAAATTTAGGGAAAATTATAAAGAACCCTCTGGTTGTCCGGGGCTCCTGGGCTCATATTAGCAAACTCTGAAGTCCGCCCTTTAACGTAGATCAAATCTTATCCCGCCGCAGGGGGCGGGCAGGGGAAGCAGGGCACCGGGAAATGATCTGGCGCCCCGTCCTTGGGCCGCCGGGGCTTGTCCCGGGGGTGGGGCTTCGGCAACAATGGCATGAAGCTGGAATATGAGGTAATTGGGGAAGGGGTAAAAAAGATGCGGGATGGGGTCTATCTGGAACAACTGAGTGAGGCCTCGGTGCTGGCTGCCCTGGCCGCCTGGGGCGGCGGGGTGGCCGGGGATTTCCATGTGCTGGCCTTGGTGCCGGAAGGGGAGCGGGAACGGGTGCCCCTGCTCCAGGAGGCCTGCCGCCAGGCCGGGGTGGTGCTGGCGGGGGGCGTGTTTCCCCAGCTATTGGTGGATCGGGAATTGGTGGGCCAAGGGGTGGTGCTGCTGCGCATCCAGGGGGCGCCCGCCCCCCTGCTGGTGGAGCAGGTTTCCCGGACTGAGGCGGTGGAACCCCTGGCGGCCCGGCTGGCCGATTATGTGGAGTCCGGGCTGGGCGAAGAGGAGGAGGGGGCCCTGTTTTGTATCTTCGACGGCCTGGTGCCCAATATTTCCACCCATCTGGATGCCTGGTACCTGGCCCTGGCGGACCGGGTGCGCTATTTCGGGGTCAATGGGGGCAGCGAAAGCTTTACCCCCATGCCCTGCCTGTTCGACGGGGAACGCTGCCTGGCGGACGGGGTGCTGCTACAACTCCTGCCCCGCCATCCGGGGGCCTTCCTGGAACATTGTTACGGGGTGCCGGAGCAGGTCATTACGGCCACCTCGGCCCAGGGCAATCGGATTGTCCAGATCGACTGGCAACCGGCCCTGGAGCGTTACCGGGAAATCATGGCCCGGCAATACGGGGTGGCCATCGACCGGGATAATTTCTACCAGCACGCGGTTCATTTTCCCTTCGGTATTCTGCGGGCGGACGGGGAGGTGCTGGTGCGCATTCCCGTGGGCCTGGACGACAAGGGGGCTATTGTCTGCGTCGGGGAAATTCCCCCCTATGCGGTGCTGACCCTGCTGGATGCCCGCCAATGTGGGGATGCGGCCGCCGCCCTGGCCCGGGATCTGGCCCAGGAGCCGGGTATGGCGGCGGAGCCCTTGGTGCTCTTTTACTGCGCCGGGCGGCGCATGCACCTGGGCTCGGCGGCCATGGCCGAGGAAATCGGGGAGGTGGCCCAGTTGACCGGCCATCGCCGTCTCCTGGGGGCCCTCAGCCTGGGGGAAATCGGCGCCTCCGCCCGGGGCGGCTATCCCCTGTTCCATAACGCCACTTTAGTGGGGGTGCCGTGCCTCCAGCCCTAAGCGACCAGCAGGCCCTGGCCATTCTCTACGACCTGGCCCTGACCCTGGGCAGCCAGGTGAGCGTGAACGGCCTGCTTACCAAGACCGTGCAGCGCCTTCTTTTCCATACCGGTTTTCCCCTGGGCCTTTGCCTCTCTGATCTGGAGCCGGTGGGGGAGGAGTGGGTGGCCGCCCGGGTGGAGGTGGTGATCGGGGACTATGCCCTGGCCCGGAAGAAGGAGGAGCCCCTGCGTCTGCCCGCTGCCCTGGCTATCGGGGCCGCTAGCCTGGAGGAGGCACCGGAACTCCTGGCCCGCTTGCCCACCCGGCGACCCCAGCGGGTTTTTCTGCGCCTGCCGGTGGAGGGGCTGGGGGTGATTTTGCTGCTCGGCCCCCAGCAGCCCGATACCCGCCTTTCCCTGGCTGAACTCTTTACCCCCATTCTTGCCCGTCTGCCCACCGCCATTGCCCTGTGCCGCTCCTACGAGCGGGAGGTGCAGCACCAGGTGGAGCAGGTGGCCTATTACGATCCCCTCACCGGCCTGCCCAACAGCATTCTCTTTTCCTCCACCCTGCGTCAGGCCGTGGCCCGGGTGCGGCACCAGGGGGGCTGGCTGGCGGTGGTTTATCTGGATGTGGATGATTTCCGCAATATCAACGCCCGCTACGGGGAACTGCTCGGGGACCGGCTCCTGGTGGCCCTGGGCAAACGCCTGAGCGGCCATCTGCAAACCGGGGAAATGGTGGGCTATCTGGGAGGGGACGAATTCGCCCTGATTCTCCCAGACCTGGGGGGCTGGGACGACGTGGATGAGCGCATTGTGCGCATCCTCCAGTCCAACCGCAGTCCCCTGGTGCTGGACGGGGACAGCTACGATCTTTCCTATTCGGCGGGCATCGCCGTCCTGCCTGTGGATGCGGATGACGCGGATGCCCTGCTGCGCCACGCCCAGGAGGCCCTGCACCAGGCCAAGCAGGAATCCCGGGGCTATTTCCGCCTGTTTGACGGGGAACAGGACAAAAAGCGCCACCTGCGCCGGGAAATGCTCCATAGCCTGGAAAGCGCCCTGGAACGCCGGGAACTGGTGCTTTACTACCAGCCCAAGGTGGATCTGCGCCAGGGCACGGTGGTGGGTTTCGAAGCCCTGGTGCGCTGGCGTCATCCCCAGCGGGGCTTGTTGCTACCGGGCCAGTTCCTGCCCCCGGTGGAAAATAGCGATTTCATGATCGCCCTGGGGGAATGGGCCATGCGGGAAGCCCTGGACCAGTCCCTACGCTGGGAAACCCTGGGGCTGAAAACCCGGGTCAGCGTCAATATCGCCGGGCGCCACCTGCTTCTGCCCGACTTTGCCGACCGGGTCGCCCTGGTGCTGGGGGAGGTGCCCCAGGCCCGGCCCGACGCCCTGGACATCGAAATCCTGGAATCTTCCACCTTTCAGGATTACGACCGGGTGCGCCAGACCATGGACCGGTGCCGGGCCCTGGGGGTGAGCTTTTCCCTGGATGACTTTGGCACCGGTTATTCCTCCCTGGCCTATCTCAGCCAGCTGCCCGTTTCCACCATCAAAATCGACCAGATGTTCGTGCGTCGCCTGTTTGACCAGCGGGAAGATCCGGCCATCATCCAGGCGGTGGACCAGATCGCCACGGTTTTTGGCCGGGAGGTGGTGGCGGAGGGGGTGGAAACCCGGGAACACGGCATGTTGCTGGTGAGCATGGGGTGCAGCCTGGGTCAGGGCTTCGGCATTGGCCGTCCCATGGCCGGAGAGGCGGTGCCCGAGTGGGTGGCCGCCTATCGGCTGCCGGAAGAATGGCGGGCGGCGGCCGGTCTGGCCTGGCGTTCCAGCCTCTACGATATTTTCCGCGCCCGCCATTGCCACCATTTGTGGCAGGACCGGATGGTGGAATGTGTGCAGCGCCAGGAAGCCTTTCCGGTGGATGGGCCGGTCTGCGAGCTGGTGGCCCGGGTGGGGGAATTGCGAGGGGAACAGCCGGAAGACCCATCCCTGGCCGCCCTGCAACAGGCCCTGTGGTCCGTGGAAAGCCTGGGGGCCCGGCTGCTGGCCGATGGCCAACGGGGGGCCTGGGAGGCGGCCCGGGCCGGGCTGTCCGAATTTCTCCAGGCCTCCGCCGCCGTTTTGGCCGGGTTGGACCGTCTGGCCGGGTTGCCGGAAAGGGGGCCGGAAGTCTCCGAATAGGCGCCTTTAAAGGGGCGATGGGGGCCGTTGGGAGCCAAAACGGGCCGTCAGGGCAGGCCGGATGGTTTGAGGTAAAATGGGGGTCTGCCAACAAATCCTGCTTTTTGATGAAGACCAATTTTCTCGAG
This sequence is a window from Azospira inquinata. Protein-coding genes within it:
- a CDS encoding ferritin-like domain-containing protein gives rise to the protein MAFMENTMPQTLNKVLHDPFIFLAHAVRLEEEAAAGFSELADAMDTLGNPDAAEFFRRMAEFSRRHLAQARARVGARPLPELGPMEWEWPDGASPERVGWHGVDGLMGVDAALDLALESENRGQRFYAQIAQTTDNAKIRAWAEEFAAEEAEHVRLLEEKLARLLG
- a CDS encoding ferredoxin family protein produces the protein MTTETLTPTVNVEEKLFQNRYRVDSGRPHIHIKNAATCATCDTQSCVWCCPAGCWRLENGKVDLVTDGCLECGTCRVVCAPKNVDWNYPRGGFGILFKFG
- a CDS encoding FAD-dependent oxidoreductase codes for the protein MREQFDVIVVGAGPAGNAAAYTLAKAGLSVLQLERGEYPGSKNVQGAILYSHALEKIIPDFRESAPLERPVVEQRMWLMDEGKSYLGATYRNEDFADQPGRYTILRAKFDKWFSAKVQEAGALLICETTVKELLRDPSGQVIGVRTEREDGDIYADAVVLADGVNSLLAQNAGLRRDIAPEHAALAVKETLFLPKEQIEARFNIGPGQGVVTEIAGSITEGMLGTGFLYTNKDSISIGIGCILSDLRTRQLPPYVLLERLKQHPAVRPLIAGAEMKEYAAHMIPEGGSKALPQLYGAGWLMVGDSAGFVNAIHREGSNLAMTTGRLAAETLIALKGAGKPMSAANLAAYKEAVDASFVMADMNKYKDAPDMLLANPQFLGVYPGLLDRAAKTLLTVDGDSKQEKQRQIWQSFKEKRSFWGLIGDAYKFWRAFK
- a CDS encoding electron transfer flavoprotein subunit alpha/FixB family protein yields the protein MSATAPGAAPAAPAAKKRRAALDPKYADNRGVWVLVEHERGQVHPVSWELMGQGRKLADALEVELTAILIAPPGEVTQGFCREAFAYGADRCRLVADPLLADYRNQPYTHALTELVRSHKPEILLLGATTQGRDLAGSVATTLETGLTADCTRLEVDLEGRTLLSSRPTFGGSLMCTIVNHKTRPQMATVRPRVMPMPEHREGREGPVEVSALGLTEDQIATKLVEFIPDQDRNQPQLAFADFIVAGGRGLGSADNFAQLTALARTIGAEVGASRAAVHAGWAEPERQVGQSGKTVRPKLYIAAGISGAVQHRVGMEGSDLVLAINTDPLAPIFQIANYGLVGNALELLPALERAFQKKLAQLRAARQAAATERPAKTGEGDSTHA
- a CDS encoding electron transfer flavoprotein subunit beta/FixA family protein; translation: MHIVVCIKEVPDSAQIRIHPVTNTIMRQGVPAIINPYDLFALEEALGLKDRWGAKVTVISMGPPQAAGALKKALSYGADQAVLLTDKAFAGADTLATSYALGAAIRKLGETEPVDLVFTGKQTIDGDTAQVGPGLSIRLGAQLLTYVSRIRDFAPAQRTLTVERRAEGGVQVLTAPLPCVVTMLEGSNELRFAKMPDMFRAARYDVPLMSRADAGIEDVTKVGLKGSPTVVNQVFAPPPKAVEPEQFPGETPDSRAEAFVERLFSQHPELGDAMLERLDAHPAP
- a CDS encoding FIST signal transduction protein produces the protein MKLEYEVIGEGVKKMRDGVYLEQLSEASVLAALAAWGGGVAGDFHVLALVPEGERERVPLLQEACRQAGVVLAGGVFPQLLVDRELVGQGVVLLRIQGAPAPLLVEQVSRTEAVEPLAARLADYVESGLGEEEEGALFCIFDGLVPNISTHLDAWYLALADRVRYFGVNGGSESFTPMPCLFDGERCLADGVLLQLLPRHPGAFLEHCYGVPEQVITATSAQGNRIVQIDWQPALERYREIMARQYGVAIDRDNFYQHAVHFPFGILRADGEVLVRIPVGLDDKGAIVCVGEIPPYAVLTLLDARQCGDAAAALARDLAQEPGMAAEPLVLFYCAGRRMHLGSAAMAEEIGEVAQLTGHRRLLGALSLGEIGASARGGYPLFHNATLVGVPCLQP
- a CDS encoding putative bifunctional diguanylate cyclase/phosphodiesterase; translation: MPPALSDQQALAILYDLALTLGSQVSVNGLLTKTVQRLLFHTGFPLGLCLSDLEPVGEEWVAARVEVVIGDYALARKKEEPLRLPAALAIGAASLEEAPELLARLPTRRPQRVFLRLPVEGLGVILLLGPQQPDTRLSLAELFTPILARLPTAIALCRSYEREVQHQVEQVAYYDPLTGLPNSILFSSTLRQAVARVRHQGGWLAVVYLDVDDFRNINARYGELLGDRLLVALGKRLSGHLQTGEMVGYLGGDEFALILPDLGGWDDVDERIVRILQSNRSPLVLDGDSYDLSYSAGIAVLPVDADDADALLRHAQEALHQAKQESRGYFRLFDGEQDKKRHLRREMLHSLESALERRELVLYYQPKVDLRQGTVVGFEALVRWRHPQRGLLLPGQFLPPVENSDFMIALGEWAMREALDQSLRWETLGLKTRVSVNIAGRHLLLPDFADRVALVLGEVPQARPDALDIEILESSTFQDYDRVRQTMDRCRALGVSFSLDDFGTGYSSLAYLSQLPVSTIKIDQMFVRRLFDQREDPAIIQAVDQIATVFGREVVAEGVETREHGMLLVSMGCSLGQGFGIGRPMAGEAVPEWVAAYRLPEEWRAAAGLAWRSSLYDIFRARHCHHLWQDRMVECVQRQEAFPVDGPVCELVARVGELRGEQPEDPSLAALQQALWSVESLGARLLADGQRGAWEAARAGLSEFLQASAAVLAGLDRLAGLPERGPEVSE